In a single window of the Novosphingobium sp. IK01 genome:
- a CDS encoding molybdopterin molybdotransferase MoeA, which yields MTNPVPQGRPRKPPLALEEAQARLIALAPRVAIEHIASAECLGHYLAGPLLAERTQPATALSAMDGYALRQADMPGPWEVVGESAAGHPFTGTVGPGEAVRISTGAALPAGADMVLLQEDTARHGDQVAFTGTPPDPLGRHIRPSGMDFATSHPLLESGTRLGPAQIALAIAAGHSHLPVHRPLTVAVIDSGDELAAPGHPLLPHQIPASNGPMLAAMASSLPVKVTRIGPVPDRLDALASALDTAREADIVVTSGGASVGDHDLVRPALEAIGASLDFWRVGIKPGKPILVGRRPREHQSQVILGLPGNPASAFVTAHLFLLPLLRATLGAAHPLPRPLMVPLGEAMPAGGSRTEFLRGQWDGRKVMLDPLQDSGALSPIARANCLVRREARAPMQPEASEVPIYLLDCGGFA from the coding sequence GTGACCAATCCCGTTCCCCAGGGGCGCCCGCGCAAGCCCCCGCTCGCGCTTGAAGAGGCGCAGGCCCGCCTGATCGCGCTCGCCCCGCGCGTGGCCATCGAACACATCGCCAGCGCCGAATGCCTCGGCCACTATCTGGCAGGCCCCCTGCTGGCCGAGCGTACCCAGCCCGCCACCGCCCTTTCGGCGATGGACGGCTATGCCCTGCGTCAGGCCGACATGCCCGGCCCGTGGGAAGTCGTGGGCGAAAGCGCCGCCGGGCATCCGTTCACCGGTACGGTCGGGCCGGGTGAGGCCGTCCGCATCAGCACCGGCGCGGCCCTGCCTGCCGGGGCCGACATGGTCCTGCTTCAGGAAGACACGGCTCGCCACGGCGATCAGGTGGCCTTCACCGGAACCCCGCCAGACCCGCTCGGGCGCCATATCCGCCCCTCGGGCATGGACTTTGCCACCAGCCATCCCCTGCTCGAATCCGGCACCCGCCTGGGGCCCGCCCAGATCGCGCTGGCCATCGCCGCAGGTCACTCCCACCTGCCCGTCCACCGTCCCCTTACCGTCGCGGTGATCGACAGCGGCGACGAACTGGCCGCCCCCGGCCACCCGCTGCTCCCCCACCAGATCCCGGCCAGCAATGGCCCGATGCTGGCGGCCATGGCATCGAGCCTGCCGGTCAAGGTCACCCGTATCGGCCCCGTGCCCGACCGCCTCGATGCACTGGCCAGCGCGCTCGACACCGCGCGCGAGGCCGACATCGTGGTAACCAGCGGCGGCGCCTCGGTCGGCGATCACGACCTCGTGCGCCCCGCCCTCGAAGCCATTGGCGCCAGCCTCGATTTCTGGCGGGTTGGGATCAAGCCGGGCAAGCCGATCCTCGTCGGACGCCGCCCGCGCGAGCACCAGTCGCAAGTGATCCTCGGCCTTCCGGGCAATCCGGCCTCGGCCTTCGTGACCGCACACCTGTTCCTGCTGCCGCTGCTGCGCGCCACGCTGGGCGCCGCCCACCCCCTGCCCCGCCCGCTGATGGTGCCGCTGGGCGAAGCCATGCCTGCAGGGGGCAGCCGCACCGAATTTTTGCGCGGACAATGGGATGGCCGCAAGGTCATGCTCGACCCGTTGCAGGATTCGGGCGCACTCTCGCCCATCGCACGGGCCAATTGCCTCGTGCGCCGCGAAGCGCGCGCGCCAATGCAGCCAGAAGCGAGTGAAGTGCCGATCTATCTGCTCGATTGTGGCGGATTTGCTTGA
- the lexA gene encoding transcriptional repressor LexA, translating to MLTRKQHELLSFIQTRLDASGISPSFEEMKEALDLKSKSGVHRLISALEERGFIRRLPNRARALEVIREPESLATKAPSRARATSAAPASTPPLRKPANDVVEIPLHGRIAAGMPIEAIEGSAMLPVPAALLGSGEHYALEVSGDSMVDAGILDGDVALVRRTNVARDGEIVVALIHGEEATLKYLRHERGRIRLDPANAAYEPQFYAESEIEVQGKLAGLLRRYH from the coding sequence ATGCTTACGCGCAAGCAGCACGAACTGCTCTCGTTCATTCAGACGCGGCTTGATGCGTCCGGCATCTCCCCCTCGTTCGAGGAAATGAAGGAGGCGCTCGACCTCAAGTCGAAATCAGGCGTCCACCGCCTGATCTCCGCGCTGGAAGAACGCGGCTTCATCCGCCGCCTGCCCAACCGCGCCCGCGCCCTCGAAGTGATCCGCGAGCCCGAGAGCCTGGCCACCAAGGCACCGTCGCGTGCCCGCGCCACGAGTGCCGCCCCGGCAAGCACGCCCCCGCTGCGCAAGCCCGCCAACGACGTGGTCGAAATCCCGCTTCATGGCCGGATCGCCGCAGGCATGCCGATCGAGGCGATCGAGGGCAGCGCCATGCTTCCCGTGCCTGCCGCCCTGCTCGGCTCGGGCGAACATTATGCGCTCGAAGTTTCAGGCGATTCGATGGTCGACGCCGGCATTCTCGATGGCGATGTCGCGCTTGTGCGCCGCACCAATGTCGCCCGCGATGGCGAGATCGTGGTTGCCCTCATCCATGGCGAGGAAGCCACGCTCAAGTATTTGCGCCACGAACGCGGCCGCATCCGCCTCGACCCGGCCAATGCCGCCTACGAACCGCAATTCTACGCCGAAAGCGAGATCGAGGTACAGGGCAAGCTCGCCGGTCTCCTGCGCCGCTACCACTGA